The DNA sequence TTTATAAGGGCAATAATCTCGCCTCTTGGCTTTAAAAACTCCATGACCTTAGGTATTACCTTTGTAAGCGAGATGAATGAGACATCGATAGTGGCAATGTCAATCTCATCGGGGATTCTGTCTTTGTCGAGGTATCTTATATTTGTTTTTTCAAGTAGGACAACTCGGCTATCCTGTCTCAGTCTCCAGTCAAACTGTCCGTAGCCAACATCGATGGCATAGACTTTTTTTGCGGCCATCTTAAGCATGCAGTCCGTAAAGCCTCCTGTGGAGGCTCCAACATCTATTGCGGTTTTCTCCTTGAGGTCAATGCCAAAGTGCTCGATTGCGGCACTGAGCTTAAGCCCACCTCTACTGACATACGGCATTTCTGTCTCTTTAAGAATTACTTCTACGGATTTATTAATCATGGTGCCGGGCTTTACAACTGCT is a window from the Nitrospirota bacterium genome containing:
- a CDS encoding TlyA family RNA methyltransferase, encoding MVFERGLTESREKARALIMEGRVLVDGKAVVKPGTMINKSVEVILKETEMPYVSRGGLKLSAAIEHFGIDLKEKTAIDVGASTGGFTDCMLKMAAKKVYAIDVGYGQFDWRLRQDSRVVLLEKTNIRYLDKDRIPDEIDIATIDVSFISLTKVIPKVMEFLKPRGEIIALIKPQFELQKADVSKGGIVRNEEKRQKAIETTKTFSENLGLTVIGVMQSPVQGQKGNIEYFIYLRGK